The sequence TGGAAGGTTTGGATACATGATCGAGAGCGAGCCGAACTACGAGGAGATAAAGGCCAAAGCCAAGGAAGTCCTCTCAAGGGTTGCCAAAGGAGCCGCCTGGCGGTGCCGCTGTGGAAGCCTTCACATTCCTCTTATCGTTGAAGGGCAGATAATAGGCGAACTCTGGGAGGACGTTGACCCGAAGGAAGTAGAAGTTGGAGCCTACTGGTTCGGAAGGTGGGGCACCAAGGTCCAGCTAGTGAAGGACGGAAGGGTGGTCGGCTTCATCTGGCTCGCCTGAGCCTTTTACCCAGCTCTGTCCAACAATACTTTTAAATGATATCAAATTCAAATCAGTTTAGTTTCAAATGAAGAAAATATCATGAAGGTGATGCACATGTTTGGCAAGCTCGCAAACAACCTTAAGAAAAACCTGCTCTGGTACTCGCTCATAGCCATAGCCGTAGGCTGGGCCCTGGGGCTGGTCTTTCCGGGCTTTGCAAAGGCCCACAAAGCGGGATTGAGCAATCTCACTACAATACTCGTCTTCCTTATGATATACCCGATGATGATAAACCTCAACCTTGAGAGAATCCCCAAGGTTCTCAAGGAGCCGAAGCCCGTTCTTCTGAGCCTCGCCTACAACTTTGTCCTCACTCCGGTGGTGGCCTTTCTCCTCGTTAAAGGCTTCATCCACGATCCAAACCTGGCGCTCGGTTTTCTCCTGGTCATGCTCGTTCCGGGTTCATCCATGAGCATAGGTTATGCTGGTTTAGCAGGGGGAGACCTTGAGGTTGTCACGGTGGCGCTTGGCGTTAACTTCCTCCTAATCCCGGTAATGCTCCCCCTATGGATAAAGCTCCTCGGCAGCGCTTACAACGTCCCGGTTCCGCTCTCACTGCTCCTGAGAACGGTCTTCATAGTCCTCATCCTCCCAATGTTCCTCGGAGACCTCACGAGGAGGCTCCTCACGAGGAAGCTCGGCAAGGACAGGTTCCTTGAGCTGAAGCCGCTTTTTGGGGCAACAACAATGACCACCATGCTCCTCCTCGTGGGGCTGATATTCTTCATGAAGGCCCAGCTCCTGCTTAGCAAGTGGACAATCCTCGTTGAGCTTGCTATTGTGAACACGGTCTACATGATCATCATGCTTGCCCTAATAACGTGGCTGGACAGGGTTCTCGGCCTGAGCTACAAGGAGCATATGGGAATAGCTTTCCTCAGCGTCGGGAAGAACAACGGAACGGCCATAGCGATAGCGACGCTCGCTTTCCAGCCCCTTGTGGCAATTCCAGCGGCGACTCTCCCAATATTCCAGATAATTTTCCTTATCCTATACCTCAAGCTCGCGGATAGGGTAAGGTGCCTATTTGAGGCCTGCGTCTTTCTCGATGAGAAAAGCAAAGCGGAAGCCCTTTAGTCCTCCGGCTTTACTACCTCCACTTCTCCCCTTATCTTCTCCGCCCCGATGGTGTTGAACACCGTCCCGTACTTCTCCGCTAACTCCTTAACGCGCATGATCTTTTTCTCGTCCTCGTTGGTGAAGACGGTGATTTTGTAAGTTATCTCCTTCAGCTGGGGCTCGTCAAGCCCGCGCCAGCCCCTGACCTCGACCTCAAAGCCCTCCACGTCGAGGCGCATCTTCTTGATCAGCCTGCCCCAGTTGACGGTCAGACAGCCGCCTATGGCAGCCAAGAGGTACTCCGTCGGGTTAGGGCCTTTGTTGTGGCCGTCCGTGTTCGTGTCTATATTGAAGGTAAACTCCCTCACCTTCGCTTCACTCCCGACGTTGCCGTCCCACTTTAAATGTGCAGAATACTCAAGACGCTCCATAGTACCACCGTTTTAAAATGAACGCCATCTCAAATAAAAGCCTTTTTCCATGCAAATCTTAACGTTCGAAAGTCTTTTATATTCTCGCGGGAGAATCGAGAGAGGGATGAGGAATGGCGCACCATCACCACAAAGGACTCAAGGGCAGAATGCTGTTTTCTTTCGTCCTCAACATAACGATAACACTAGCTGAAGTCATCGGCGGTATTCTTTCTGGGAGTTTGGCTCTTTTAAGCGACTCCCTTCACAACTTCAGCGACTCAATGAGCATCCTCGCGAGCTATTTGGCCATAAAGATTGGCGAGCGCGAGAGGAACGAAAAGTATACCTTCGGCTACAAGCGGGCTGAGATTCTGGTGGCTTTCGTTAATTCCGCTGTCCTGGTTGGTGTTGCGCTCTTCCTCCTTGTCGAGGCTTACAAGCGCTTCAAGAACCCAGAGCCGATAGACGGCCCTCTGATGCTCGGGGTTGCTCTAATCGGCCTCCTCGCCAACCTTATCTCGGTTCTCCTGCTCCACGAGCACGCCCACGAGAGCATGAACGTCCGCTCCGCCTACCTGCATCTCCTGAGCGACACACTTTCATCGGTTGCGGTTGTAATAGGTGGAATAGCCATAATAAAGTGGAACATCCTCTGGATTGATCCGCTCATCACAGTCCTAATCTCGCTCTACATCCTCCGCGAGGGTTACGCAATACTAAAGGAGAGCGTGGAGGTACTCATGGAGGCTTCACCAAATCTAAATTTTGAGGAGATAAAACGAGAGATTGAGAGCATTCCAGGTGTTAAGAATGCACATCACTTCCACGCTTGGAGGGTAGGGGAAAAGGAAATCCACTTCGAGTGCCACGTCGAGGTTAATGATATGCCCCTCAGCGAGGCCCAGAAGCTCATAGATGATATTGCGGAGAGACTCAAAAGCTTTGGAATAACCCACGTAACGATTCAGCTCGAAGCAGGAAGATGTGAGGACAAGAACACAATCTGCGGTGAGAAAGGTGATTAGGGTAGCAGTCCCAACTTCTAAGGGTGGGATTGAGGATAGGGTGCATGAAAGCCTCGTGAGAGCGGAGACTTTCACGCTGGTGGAAATAGAAAATGGGGAAATAAAAAACGTGGAAATCGTTGAGAACCCTTACCAAAAGGAGCCCTACGGTGCTGGTTCTAGGGCGGCCCTGTTTTTTGTCAACCTGAGAGTGAACGTACTGCTGACTCCTATGGACTGCCCAAAGGGAAGGGCGATACTTGATGCTGGTGGGATCAGGATAATCAAAGTAGAAGCTGGGAAAAGAGTGGAGGAAGTTATCAAGAGTCTCCAAAGTAGCTTATAGCCCCGGCTGGACATATCCTCTGGCAGCCCCTGCAGAACTCCACGCACTCCTCGGGTTTTACCACTTTGGGCTTGCCCTCGGAGGCATCGTAAACCCCATGGGGGCAGAAGTTTGCACAAGTTAAGCAACCGGTGCACTTGTCATAGTCGATTATGGGGTACCAGTTGTCTGCCATTTTCATCCCTCCTGAGTATCAACGCTCATGGCTTCATCAATTGCTTTGATTGCCTCTTCTGTGGTCATGTTTCTAATCTCTATTCCGATGAACTTGTGATCATCGAATCCGAGCTCCTTAAACGTCCAGCCAAACATCTTCTTCTGCATAACTGGATCGCACCCAGCAACAAAGAGCTTCTCTATGTCCTCTCCATTCTTAAGCAAAGCCCTCCAGAAGTTATCCCCATCCGTAGCGCAGAGCTGTGGGTGCAGAGCGACAAAGTCAACCTTCTTCTCCCTTCTGAAGTGGTTTAAAATCTCAAACACGTTCATCTTCTGGAAGGATGGGCATGTGCCCTGGCAAACACAGAGTATAAGACCCTTCATATGCATCACCAGCATAAATGAGAAAAATTTCACTTAAAAAGATTTTCAAATGTAAAGGTTCTCAACCTAAGGTTTAACGTTGAGTTTCATTCCAACCTTCTCAGCTATCGCCAGGGCAACTTTGAGAACGTCTTCATCGCTTATGTC comes from Thermococcus litoralis DSM 5473 and encodes:
- a CDS encoding NifB/NifX family molybdenum-iron cluster-binding protein, giving the protein MIRVAVPTSKGGIEDRVHESLVRAETFTLVEIENGEIKNVEIVENPYQKEPYGAGSRAALFFVNLRVNVLLTPMDCPKGRAILDAGGIRIIKVEAGKRVEEVIKSLQSSL
- a CDS encoding OsmC family protein — protein: MERLEYSAHLKWDGNVGSEAKVREFTFNIDTNTDGHNKGPNPTEYLLAAIGGCLTVNWGRLIKKMRLDVEGFEVEVRGWRGLDEPQLKEITYKITVFTNEDEKKIMRVKELAEKYGTVFNTIGAEKIRGEVEVVKPED
- a CDS encoding ATP-binding protein — translated: MADNWYPIIDYDKCTGCLTCANFCPHGVYDASEGKPKVVKPEECVEFCRGCQRICPAGAISYFGDS
- a CDS encoding arsenic resistance protein yields the protein MFGKLANNLKKNLLWYSLIAIAVGWALGLVFPGFAKAHKAGLSNLTTILVFLMIYPMMINLNLERIPKVLKEPKPVLLSLAYNFVLTPVVAFLLVKGFIHDPNLALGFLLVMLVPGSSMSIGYAGLAGGDLEVVTVALGVNFLLIPVMLPLWIKLLGSAYNVPVPLSLLLRTVFIVLILPMFLGDLTRRLLTRKLGKDRFLELKPLFGATTMTTMLLLVGLIFFMKAQLLLSKWTILVELAIVNTVYMIIMLALITWLDRVLGLSYKEHMGIAFLSVGKNNGTAIAIATLAFQPLVAIPAATLPIFQIIFLILYLKLADRVRCLFEACVFLDEKSKAEAL
- a CDS encoding cation diffusion facilitator family transporter, translated to MAHHHHKGLKGRMLFSFVLNITITLAEVIGGILSGSLALLSDSLHNFSDSMSILASYLAIKIGERERNEKYTFGYKRAEILVAFVNSAVLVGVALFLLVEAYKRFKNPEPIDGPLMLGVALIGLLANLISVLLLHEHAHESMNVRSAYLHLLSDTLSSVAVVIGGIAIIKWNILWIDPLITVLISLYILREGYAILKESVEVLMEASPNLNFEEIKREIESIPGVKNAHHFHAWRVGEKEIHFECHVEVNDMPLSEAQKLIDDIAERLKSFGITHVTIQLEAGRCEDKNTICGEKGD
- a CDS encoding heterodisulfide reductase subunit A-like protein, which translates into the protein MHMKGLILCVCQGTCPSFQKMNVFEILNHFRREKKVDFVALHPQLCATDGDNFWRALLKNGEDIEKLFVAGCDPVMQKKMFGWTFKELGFDDHKFIGIEIRNMTTEEAIKAIDEAMSVDTQEG